The proteins below come from a single Cannabis sativa cultivar Pink pepper isolate KNU-18-1 chromosome 3, ASM2916894v1, whole genome shotgun sequence genomic window:
- the LOC133036020 gene encoding uncharacterized protein LOC133036020: MSFPSNSHNNMLEGLSTSRAPFFDGVDFPYWKIRMETYLQSIDYDLWHIVCYGPYIPMHVVDGVETIKKYDAYDENDKKMMSKNAKAKYALICGLDRDIFKNIEQASSAHDMWKMLEVLTQKDMVTKILRSLTKAYQGKVAAIQEAKDLSTLPLEELIGSLMNHEIFMNAQEEEEVDKKKKNTIAFKSTSHDDSEASEHGDSDMEDITLLTKKFKKFLKFKKNANRFYKGSNSRESSRKDDQITCYECKKPGHMKTDCPLRKRNRRRAMVATWSESEKESSEDEQHEIANTCFMAIDDKVSNPNHSSDFESESDDDALDMSYDELSKSFNDLFVDFEKLLAKNSTQRKKISLLLEEVQALKVKENEFLIETQCKSCFLFEKDIVNLKAKIDDVNKVVYNFTKGKANFEMMLGSQKCAFFKKWYRI; this comes from the exons ATGTCGTTTCCAAGCAATTCACACAATAACATGCTAGAAGGTTTAAGCACAAGTAGAGCACCATTCTTTGATGGGGTAgactttccttattggaaaattagaatggaaacttatCTTCAATCCATTGattatgatttgtggcatattgtatGTTATGGTCCTTACATTCCTATGCATGTTGTAGATGGTGTAGAAACTATAAAGAAATATGAtgcatatgatgaaaatgataaaaAGATGATGTCTAAGAATGCTAAGGCTAAGTATGCTTTAATATGTGGATTAGATagagatatatttaaaaatattgagcaAGCCTCCTCAGCTcatgatatgtggaaaatgtTAGAA gtacttacacAAAAAGATATGGtcaccaagattttgagaagtctcaccaaagCCTACCAAGGCAAAGTAGCTGCCATCCAAGAAGCCAAGGACCTCTCAACTCTACCATTGGAAGAGCTCATTGGTTCTCTCATGAATCATGAGATTTTCATGaatgctcaagaagaagaggaagtcgataaaaagaagaagaacaccATTGCATTCAAATCCACTTCACATGATGATAGTGAAGCTAGTGAGCATGGTGATAGTGATATGGAGGATATAACCCTACTCACAAAGAAATTTAAGAAGTTTTTGAAgttcaagaagaatgcaaatAGATTTTACAAAGGGAGTAACTCAAGGGAGAGCTCCAGAAAAGATGATCAAATTACTTGCTATGAATGCAAAAAGCCCGGTCATATGAAAACGGATTGTCCCTTGAGAAAGAGGAATAGAAGAAGGGCAATGGTGGCTACTTGGAGTGAAAGCGAGAAAGAAAGTTCCGAAGATGAACAACATGAGATAGCCAACACTTGCTTTATGGCCATTGATGATAAGGTAAGTAATCCTAACCATTCAAGTGATTTTGAAAGTGAAAGTGATGATGATGCACTTGATATGTCTTATGATGAATTATCGAAATCCTTCAATGATTtgtttgttgattttgaaaaattgctTGCTAAGAACTCAactcaaagaaagaaaataagtttATTGCTTGAAGAAGTTCAGGCTTTGAAAGTAAAAGAAAATGAGTTTTTGATTGAAACCCAATGCAAAAGTTGTTTCTTATTTGAAAAGGATATTGTAAACTTGAAAGCTAAAATTGATGATGTAAACAAGGTggtttacaattttacaaaaggaaaagcaaattttgaaatgatgctTGGGAGTCAAAAATGTGCTTTTTTCAAAAAGTGGTATAGGATATAA